The following are encoded together in the Bradyrhizobium genosp. L genome:
- a CDS encoding LacI family DNA-binding transcriptional regulator encodes MRSSTQTPRGGSRARFNPRTTQKDIALAAGVSQAAVSLVINKAETPSVPEATRARILKLAGEMGYQPHHPARMLRRARTMALACVVPDITNPFYPGLVRGVQSVAAPAGYDVLMFDTDGREDGEARALSWLLQGRADGVVGTFFHLRVPQLATLAGQSVPIVRLESRLKPRGDLPIDSVYIDNAEASAAMTRYLIASGHRRIAMILAEVGPSRQRALGYAAVMREAGLVPDVVTDSRYSEESGARAMSEILARGPDRPTAVFGANDMLAIGAMVCARGAGLSIPGDIAIVGFDDIPAANLLGLTTVRQPEFDLGALAARTLLERLQPGGLKPRGQSRELKFEIVKRSSV; translated from the coding sequence ATGAGATCGTCAACCCAGACACCGCGCGGCGGGAGCAGGGCGCGCTTCAATCCGCGCACCACACAAAAGGACATTGCGCTGGCGGCCGGCGTGTCGCAGGCCGCGGTGTCGCTGGTGATCAACAAGGCGGAGACGCCGTCCGTCCCGGAGGCGACGCGGGCGCGCATTCTCAAGCTCGCCGGCGAGATGGGATATCAGCCACACCATCCGGCGCGGATGCTGCGCCGCGCCCGCACCATGGCGCTTGCCTGCGTCGTTCCAGACATCACCAACCCGTTCTATCCGGGGCTGGTGCGGGGCGTGCAGTCGGTCGCCGCGCCCGCCGGTTATGACGTGCTGATGTTCGACACCGACGGGCGCGAGGACGGCGAGGCGCGGGCGCTGAGCTGGCTATTGCAGGGCCGCGCCGATGGCGTGGTCGGTACGTTCTTTCATTTGCGCGTTCCGCAACTCGCGACGCTCGCCGGGCAGAGCGTTCCGATCGTCCGGCTCGAGAGCCGGCTCAAGCCGCGCGGCGATCTGCCGATCGACAGTGTCTATATCGACAACGCCGAGGCCTCCGCCGCCATGACGCGATATCTGATCGCAAGCGGGCATCGGCGCATCGCCATGATCCTTGCGGAAGTCGGGCCGAGCCGGCAGCGTGCGCTCGGTTATGCCGCGGTGATGCGTGAGGCCGGTCTCGTGCCGGATGTCGTCACCGACAGTCGCTATTCGGAAGAGTCCGGCGCGCGTGCGATGAGCGAAATCCTGGCGCGGGGGCCGGATCGTCCGACCGCCGTGTTCGGTGCCAACGATATGCTGGCGATCGGTGCGATGGTCTGCGCGCGCGGCGCCGGCCTGTCGATCCCCGGCGACATCGCGATCGTTGGCTTCGATGACATCCCGGCCGCCAACCTCCTGGGCCTGACCACGGTCCGTCAACCGGAATTCGACCTCGGCGCGCTCGCGGCGCGCACGCTGCTCGAAAGATTGCAGCCGGGCGGCCTGAAGCCGCGCGGTCAAAGCCGCGAGCTGAAATTTGAAATCGTGAAGCGTTCGTCGGTCTAG
- a CDS encoding ABC transporter substrate-binding protein, whose protein sequence is MTVTRRQIVAALPAAALAASLPRAPARAEGERTTVTFWFAQANSDGQAALRTDLVDAFNASQDKYLLQLEVKGAAVNNLLKVALLAGNGPDIVQTSGPSYLTAIANAGQVLPLDEFAAKYKWKERFLPALLNTGVYGGKLYALPRDYESMHMFYNKQLFSENGWKVPTNRAEFESVADAALAKGVTPISAGNADWKGVNEWLMTAFFNNVAGPDNVRKALGGELPWTAPPFLEAVDLSKAWYGKGYFGKNYLSLTNEQSFLQVVNGKAAMAFNGTWSFGTKSYGMSKPDTVMDVVPIPGLSDKVTEPLLHLACGATLSIAKNSPNAEGAAAVFEFMLSRNFYQTMNRDWPGKWALPVKDLPPDLLQGIGYPLFEKTIASLHDAFSRGRFGFTTWTFWPNAANSYVIEGIEQVWLNRITTDAFLNRLQTVFAQEFKDGKVPPLPPRMM, encoded by the coding sequence ATGACAGTGACCAGACGCCAGATCGTTGCTGCCCTGCCCGCTGCCGCGCTCGCGGCGAGCCTCCCGCGCGCGCCGGCCCGGGCTGAGGGCGAGCGCACGACGGTGACCTTCTGGTTCGCGCAGGCCAACTCTGATGGCCAGGCGGCGCTGCGCACCGATCTCGTCGACGCCTTCAACGCCTCGCAGGACAAGTATCTGCTGCAGCTCGAGGTGAAGGGCGCGGCGGTCAACAATCTCCTGAAGGTCGCGCTGCTCGCCGGCAACGGCCCGGACATCGTGCAAACGTCGGGTCCCTCCTATCTCACTGCGATCGCCAATGCCGGCCAGGTGCTGCCGCTCGACGAGTTCGCGGCAAAGTACAAATGGAAGGAGCGCTTCCTGCCGGCGCTGCTCAACACCGGCGTCTACGGCGGCAAGCTCTACGCTTTGCCGCGCGATTACGAATCCATGCACATGTTCTACAATAAGCAGCTGTTCAGCGAGAACGGCTGGAAGGTTCCGACCAACCGCGCAGAGTTCGAAAGCGTCGCGGATGCCGCGCTGGCCAAGGGCGTCACGCCGATCAGCGCCGGCAATGCCGACTGGAAGGGTGTCAACGAATGGCTGATGACGGCGTTCTTCAACAACGTCGCCGGTCCCGATAATGTCCGCAAAGCGCTCGGCGGCGAGCTGCCGTGGACGGCGCCGCCCTTTCTCGAAGCCGTCGACCTCTCGAAGGCCTGGTACGGCAAGGGCTATTTCGGAAAGAACTACCTTTCCCTGACCAACGAGCAGAGCTTTCTCCAGGTGGTGAACGGCAAGGCTGCGATGGCGTTCAACGGCACCTGGTCGTTCGGCACCAAGTCCTACGGCATGTCGAAGCCCGACACGGTGATGGACGTGGTTCCGATCCCCGGCCTGAGCGACAAGGTGACCGAGCCGCTGCTGCATCTCGCTTGCGGTGCCACGCTTTCGATCGCGAAGAACTCGCCGAATGCAGAAGGCGCAGCCGCCGTGTTCGAGTTCATGCTGTCGCGGAATTTCTACCAGACCATGAACCGCGATTGGCCCGGCAAATGGGCGTTGCCGGTAAAAGACCTTCCGCCCGATCTTCTGCAGGGCATCGGCTATCCGCTGTTCGAGAAGACCATTGCCAGCCTGCACGACGCCTTCAGCAGAGGACGCTTCGGCTTCACCACCTGGACCTTCTGGCCGAACGCTGCGAACAGCTATGTCATCGAGGGCATCGAGCAGGTCTGGCTCAACCGGATCACCACCGACGCCTTCCTCAACCGCCTGCAGACGGTGTTCGCCCAGGAGTTCAAGGACGGAAAGGTGCCGCCGCTGCCTCCACGCATGATGTGA
- a CDS encoding carbohydrate ABC transporter permease has translation MWLFALPALLINVCIILIPALLTLMAAFFFWDGVGTPVWAGLANFQSLFDDPVFWTALTNNFIWTAIFLIVPMCLAVVMAAALMIVPSSRIVVQSVIFLPRILAAAITGRVFQGMIFSPVTGLLGWLNNHGLSISDPLADPDRSLYAVAAVDIWHWWGFLAVVYFAAMRQISVDQIEAARLDGAGFFALLRYVLLPGIRPTLALMMILTVIWSFQVFEFIYIVTQGGPANGSEVLATLAYRQAFFAGDVGKATAAACVMSLFGLCATAAYLWLQGRDSAHAA, from the coding sequence ATGTGGCTGTTCGCGTTGCCCGCGCTGCTCATCAATGTCTGCATCATCCTGATCCCGGCGCTGCTGACGCTGATGGCCGCGTTCTTTTTCTGGGATGGCGTGGGCACGCCGGTATGGGCCGGGCTCGCGAACTTCCAGAGCCTGTTCGACGATCCCGTGTTCTGGACCGCGCTGACCAACAACTTCATCTGGACCGCGATCTTTCTGATCGTGCCGATGTGTCTGGCCGTGGTGATGGCGGCGGCGCTGATGATCGTCCCCTCCTCCCGTATCGTGGTGCAGTCCGTCATCTTCCTGCCGCGGATCCTCGCCGCCGCCATCACCGGCCGCGTCTTCCAGGGCATGATCTTCAGCCCCGTGACGGGATTGCTCGGCTGGCTCAATAATCACGGACTTTCGATCTCGGACCCGCTCGCCGATCCCGACCGCTCGCTGTATGCCGTCGCCGCGGTCGACATCTGGCATTGGTGGGGCTTTCTCGCGGTAGTGTATTTCGCCGCGATGCGACAGATCAGCGTCGATCAGATCGAGGCCGCCCGTCTCGACGGCGCCGGCTTTTTCGCGCTGCTGCGCTATGTGCTGCTGCCCGGCATCCGACCGACGCTGGCACTGATGATGATCCTCACCGTGATCTGGTCGTTCCAGGTCTTCGAGTTCATCTACATCGTGACCCAGGGAGGTCCAGCGAACGGCAGCGAGGTGCTGGCCACGCTGGCCTATCGTCAGGCCTTCTTCGCCGGCGATGTTGGAAAGGCGACGGCGGCGGCCTGCGTGATGAGCCTGTTCGGCCTGTGCGCGACGGCGGCGTATCTCTGGCTGCAAGGCCGCGACAGCGCGCACGCCGCATGA